In the Kitasatospora terrestris genome, one interval contains:
- a CDS encoding MarR family winged helix-turn-helix transcriptional regulator: protein MSDLDLQRDGVDAIIQQWNTVRPDLDVTPMAVVGRLSRASRLLERSVKDTLSAQGVEPWEFDVLATLLRSGPPHVLSAGALSSAAMVSSAALTNRIDRLVEKGLVDRALDPDHRRRMLISLTEQGLRLVNEAADHHLANERTQLAGLTDDEQQQLATLLRRLLVSLGDEA, encoded by the coding sequence ATGAGCGACCTTGACCTGCAGCGCGACGGAGTCGACGCGATCATCCAGCAGTGGAACACCGTCAGACCCGACCTCGACGTCACCCCCATGGCCGTCGTCGGCCGGCTCTCCCGGGCGTCCCGTCTCCTCGAACGGAGCGTGAAGGACACCCTCAGTGCTCAGGGCGTCGAACCCTGGGAGTTCGACGTCCTCGCCACCCTCCTGCGATCCGGCCCGCCCCACGTCCTCAGCGCCGGCGCCCTCAGCAGCGCCGCCATGGTCAGCTCCGCCGCCCTCACCAACCGGATCGACCGGCTCGTCGAGAAGGGCCTCGTCGACCGCGCCCTCGACCCCGACCACCGGCGCCGGATGCTCATCTCCCTCACCGAGCAGGGCCTGCGCCTCGTCAACGAGGCCGCCGACCACCACCTCGCTAACGAACGCACCCAGCTCGCCGGCCTCACCGACGACGAACAGCAGCAACTCGCGACCCTGCTGCGCCGCCTCCTGGTCTCCCTCGGCGACGAGGCGTAG
- a CDS encoding NAD-dependent epimerase/dehydratase family protein has product MKILLIGATGYIGSAIAENLTRTGHEVVALVRDAAGKGELPYEKRVADLTDPAALGAAVTADIDAVIHAGVPSGDQAVDAAAIDALTAPLRGTDRAFVYTSGVWVLGATGVEPVGEDAPVNPLPIVGYRPEIEQQVLATATDGVRAVVIRPGIVFGRGGGIPALLGNLAREHGEPKYTGAEGVRWPMVQVDDLAELFTLAAERAEAGSLWHGVTQAAVPVRELAGAAGRAAGVVTAPALWPLEEAAAAVGALFADALALDQAVSGQAARDRLGWKPRHEDAVSELANGS; this is encoded by the coding sequence GTGAAGATCCTGCTCATCGGCGCGACCGGCTACATCGGATCCGCCATTGCCGAGAACCTCACCCGGACCGGCCACGAGGTCGTCGCGCTCGTCCGCGACGCGGCCGGCAAGGGCGAACTTCCGTACGAGAAGCGGGTTGCCGACCTGACCGACCCAGCAGCGCTCGGCGCGGCGGTCACCGCGGACATCGACGCGGTGATCCACGCGGGCGTGCCCAGCGGCGACCAGGCGGTGGACGCGGCGGCGATCGACGCGCTGACCGCCCCGCTGCGCGGCACCGACCGCGCCTTCGTGTACACCAGCGGCGTCTGGGTGCTCGGCGCCACCGGCGTGGAGCCGGTCGGCGAGGACGCGCCGGTCAACCCGCTGCCGATCGTCGGCTACCGGCCCGAGATCGAGCAGCAGGTGCTGGCCACCGCCACCGACGGGGTGCGCGCGGTGGTGATCCGGCCGGGCATCGTGTTCGGACGCGGCGGCGGCATCCCCGCGCTGCTGGGCAACCTGGCCCGCGAGCACGGCGAGCCGAAGTACACCGGCGCCGAGGGCGTGCGCTGGCCGATGGTCCAGGTGGACGACCTGGCGGAGCTGTTCACGCTGGCGGCGGAGCGGGCCGAGGCCGGTTCGCTCTGGCACGGCGTGACCCAGGCGGCCGTCCCGGTCCGCGAGCTGGCGGGCGCCGCAGGCCGCGCGGCGGGCGTGGTCACCGCGCCGGCCCTGTGGCCGCTGGAGGAGGCGGCGGCCGCGGTGGGCGCGCTGTTCGCCGACGCCCTCGCCCTCGACCAGGCGGTGAGCGGGCAGGCCGCCCGCGACCGCCTCGGCTGGAAGCCGCGCCACGAGGACGCGGTCTCCGAGCTGGCCAACGGTTCCTGA
- a CDS encoding diacylglycerol kinase, which yields MNQRTIGRVVLLSNPAAGGGHAERAAARAAARLRAGGVQVLNISGADPQDALRLARETVARGVEQGGVDALVAVGGDGMVHLAVQALAGSGIPLGLIPAGTGNDLAREYGLPLGDPEAAADVVAEGKVRTVDLGRVEDADGAVRYFATVLAVGFDSLVSDRVNRLSWPRGRMRYNLAILVELANLRPLPFRLVLDGETVLVRDLTLAAVGNTRSYGGGMSICPGADPGDGRFDLTLVGAMKRSKLVRFFPTVFKGTHVRHQEVDVRRASTVRIESPGITAYADGEFVAPLPVDVEVARRALGVLVP from the coding sequence ATGAACCAGCGGACGATCGGACGGGTGGTCCTGCTGTCCAACCCGGCGGCCGGAGGCGGGCACGCCGAGCGGGCGGCGGCGCGGGCCGCCGCCCGGTTGCGGGCGGGCGGCGTCCAGGTGCTCAACATCTCCGGGGCCGACCCGCAGGACGCCCTGCGGCTGGCCCGGGAGACGGTGGCCCGCGGTGTCGAGCAGGGCGGGGTGGACGCGCTGGTGGCGGTCGGCGGTGACGGCATGGTGCACCTGGCCGTGCAGGCGCTGGCGGGCAGCGGGATCCCGCTCGGCCTGATCCCGGCCGGCACCGGCAACGACCTGGCCCGCGAGTACGGGCTGCCGCTCGGCGACCCGGAGGCGGCCGCCGACGTGGTCGCCGAGGGGAAGGTCCGCACGGTCGACCTGGGCCGGGTCGAGGACGCCGACGGCGCGGTGCGGTACTTCGCCACCGTGCTGGCGGTCGGCTTCGACTCGCTGGTCAGCGACCGGGTCAACCGGCTGAGCTGGCCGCGCGGCCGGATGCGCTACAACCTGGCGATCCTGGTCGAGTTGGCGAACCTGCGGCCCCTGCCGTTCAGGCTGGTGCTGGACGGCGAGACGGTGCTGGTCCGCGACCTGACCCTGGCGGCGGTCGGCAACACCCGGAGCTACGGCGGCGGGATGTCGATCTGTCCGGGCGCCGACCCCGGTGACGGCCGGTTCGATCTGACCCTGGTCGGTGCGATGAAGCGGTCCAAGCTGGTCCGCTTCTTCCCGACGGTTTTCAAGGGCACCCACGTCCGGCACCAGGAGGTGGACGTCCGGCGGGCGTCCACCGTGCGGATCGAGTCCCCCGGCATCACGGCGTACGCGGACGGCGAGTTCGTCGCCCCGCTACCGGTGGACGTGGAGGTGGCCCGGCGCGCCCTGGGAGTGCTGGTCCCTTGA
- a CDS encoding FAD-binding oxidoreductase: MKWDAWGDPELAKPLSDDIKGLLAAALGVSGGDGERLTADQVVLTPSRLAKEDAEALAAAVGAEWLSTADADRLPRAGGKSTPDLLRRRSRDAQDAPDAVLLPGTEEEIAAVLALCAERRIAVVPFGGGTSVVGGVDPERGPFTAVLSLDLRRFDRLHELDEVSGEAVLGAGVTGPRAEELLGERGWELGHFPQSFRYATIGGFAATRSSGQDSAGHGRFDDMVSGLRVVTPAGTLDLGRAPASAAGPDLRELFLGSEGVLGIITAVRLRVHRKPESTVYGAWSFPDFATGAAALRAVEQQGTGPTVIRLSDEAETAINLAMTDKIGGTTVTGGCLAVTLFEGAAEHTVFRDEATAAVLAAAGGTPLGPDPATAWEHGRFNAPYLRDALLDAGALCETLETATGWANLPVLKAAVTEALQSALRESGTESLVMCHISHVYPTGASLYFTVVAAQRGDALAQWAGAKRAACDAIMANGGTITHHHAVGADHRPWLEQEIGELGVRILRAVKETVDPAGILNPGKLIP; this comes from the coding sequence ATGAAGTGGGACGCGTGGGGCGACCCCGAGCTCGCCAAGCCGCTGTCCGACGACATCAAGGGCCTGCTGGCCGCCGCCCTCGGCGTCAGCGGCGGCGACGGCGAGCGGCTGACGGCCGACCAGGTGGTCCTCACCCCCTCGCGGCTCGCGAAGGAGGACGCCGAGGCGCTGGCCGCGGCCGTCGGCGCCGAGTGGCTGTCCACCGCGGACGCCGACCGGCTGCCCCGGGCCGGCGGCAAGTCCACCCCCGACCTGCTGCGCCGCCGCAGCCGCGACGCGCAGGACGCGCCGGACGCCGTGCTGCTGCCCGGCACCGAGGAGGAGATCGCCGCCGTCCTCGCGCTGTGCGCCGAGCGCCGGATCGCGGTCGTCCCGTTCGGCGGCGGCACCAGCGTGGTCGGCGGCGTGGACCCCGAGCGCGGCCCGTTCACCGCCGTTCTCTCGCTCGACCTGCGCCGCTTCGACCGGCTGCACGAGCTGGACGAGGTCTCCGGCGAGGCCGTCCTCGGCGCCGGCGTGACCGGCCCGCGCGCCGAGGAACTGCTCGGCGAACGCGGCTGGGAGCTCGGCCACTTCCCGCAGAGCTTCCGGTACGCGACCATCGGCGGCTTCGCCGCCACCCGCTCCTCCGGCCAGGACTCGGCCGGCCACGGCCGCTTCGACGACATGGTCTCCGGCCTGCGCGTGGTCACCCCCGCCGGCACCCTGGACCTCGGCCGCGCCCCGGCCTCCGCCGCCGGTCCCGACCTGCGCGAGCTCTTCCTCGGCTCCGAGGGCGTGCTGGGCATCATCACCGCCGTCCGCCTGCGGGTCCACCGCAAGCCCGAGTCCACGGTGTACGGCGCCTGGAGCTTCCCCGACTTCGCGACCGGCGCCGCCGCGCTGCGCGCCGTCGAGCAGCAGGGCACCGGCCCGACCGTGATCCGGCTCTCCGACGAGGCGGAGACCGCGATCAACCTGGCGATGACCGACAAGATCGGCGGCACCACGGTCACCGGCGGCTGCCTGGCCGTCACCCTCTTCGAGGGCGCCGCCGAGCACACCGTCTTCCGGGACGAGGCGACCGCCGCCGTGCTGGCCGCCGCCGGCGGCACCCCGCTCGGCCCCGACCCGGCCACCGCCTGGGAGCACGGCCGCTTCAACGCCCCGTACCTGCGCGACGCGCTGCTGGACGCGGGCGCCCTCTGCGAGACCCTGGAGACCGCCACCGGCTGGGCCAACCTGCCCGTGCTGAAGGCGGCCGTCACCGAGGCGCTGCAGTCCGCGCTGCGCGAGAGCGGCACCGAGTCGCTGGTGATGTGCCACATCTCGCACGTCTACCCGACCGGCGCCTCGCTGTACTTCACCGTGGTGGCCGCCCAGCGCGGCGACGCGCTCGCCCAGTGGGCCGGCGCCAAGCGGGCCGCCTGCGACGCGATCATGGCGAACGGCGGCACCATCACCCACCACCACGCGGTCGGCGCCGACCACCGGCCGTGGCTGGAGCAGGAGATCGGCGAGCTCGGCGTGCGCATCCTGCGCGCCGTCAAGGAGACCGTGGACCCGGCCGGGATCCTCAACCCCGGCAAGCTCATCCCTTGA
- a CDS encoding TetR/AcrR family transcriptional regulator → MSSRNDEPRSTDDAILDAAAELILQLGVQRTQLSEIARRAGVSRPTVYRRWPDVRAVIGALLTREIAASYQDVVPAGDDRESFTATVVEVAVRLRDHPLLGALLHSDSDTLFEYVVDRLGTSQHRLLDTLRTGIEAGQRHGSIRPGEPTELAAMVLLIAQSTVQSHRMVATLLPEHAWRRELATALNGYLAP, encoded by the coding sequence ATGTCAAGTCGTAACGATGAGCCGCGCAGCACCGACGACGCGATCCTGGACGCCGCCGCCGAACTGATCCTCCAGCTCGGCGTCCAGCGCACCCAGCTGTCCGAGATCGCCCGGCGGGCCGGCGTCAGCCGCCCCACGGTCTACCGCCGCTGGCCCGACGTCCGCGCCGTCATCGGCGCCCTCCTGACCCGCGAGATCGCCGCCTCCTACCAGGACGTGGTGCCCGCCGGCGACGACCGCGAGTCCTTCACCGCCACCGTCGTCGAGGTCGCCGTCCGGCTCCGCGACCACCCCCTGCTCGGCGCCCTGCTCCACTCCGACTCCGACACCCTCTTCGAGTACGTCGTCGACCGGCTCGGCACCAGCCAGCACCGCCTCCTCGACACCCTGCGCACCGGCATCGAGGCCGGCCAGCGGCACGGCTCCATCCGCCCGGGCGAACCCACCGAACTCGCCGCCATGGTCCTGCTCATCGCCCAGTCCACCGTCCAGTCCCACCGCATGGTCGCCACCCTGCTCCCCGAGCACGCCTGGCGCCGCGAACTGGCCACCGCACTGAACGGATACCTCGCGCCGTGA